A section of the Rossellomorea marisflavi genome encodes:
- a CDS encoding bifunctional glycosyltransferase/CDP-glycerol:glycerophosphate glycerophosphotransferase, which translates to MKFSIIIPYKDKGNNEKFLWNCIESLRKQIFTDFEVLFIHNKPGVSANLDVGELNVIGIEMDDSALLSDYRNKGIERANGEFIVFLDADDYLHPNALIYAKHMIDADTEHVDVFKFGISETSLDKISTMKKNKQAFFGEEPLPKLESVLNEVNIQVDQHQINQIMYGLFEKEIIQLNYEIIKVKESLKKLNYRYRAHSFIIRTSFLRDHDITFKSENNLYSDIPFLIELYNKVQTIKQTKTKLYYKYLHNDPINSPSLSQEEHGDRMLKRLQAYNESLINCDNLYLAKQIKLTAVKFYLYKIVTSEGFSRSYKEIKPLYIELNSILNKSSEGLNLSKRHSYEINAIKKGNFKTGYMFSKARDFGYKAQQFTKPKNKRFRQKKIQKNIFAKLPIKSNTILYESFLGRNYSDSPKAIFNYLLEKDPNKWKHVWVLNDKDLVKDEKEFNNKNVKIIKRFGWEYFYYITVSKYFVLNMRQPKWLSKKDNQVILSTWHGTPLKRLVFDMENVTSANKNYKKDFYDQSRNWDYLIAANKYSQSIFESAFMYPSEKILTYGYPRNDILKNHSKEYKNQIKDKLGIPTSKKAILYAPTWRDDEFHSAGNYKFTLKLDLERMQKEFGDEYVIILRMHYFISDNIDLSGHEGFAYDCSKYNDINDLYIASDMLITDYSSVFFDFANLRKPILFYTYDVEKYQSMLRGFYIDVYNDLPGPLLMSNDDVVDSIRNIDEVNNNFKDKYEAFYNEYCNLEDGQATKRVVEKVFEHK; encoded by the coding sequence ATGAAATTTTCAATTATCATTCCGTATAAAGACAAAGGGAATAATGAAAAATTTCTCTGGAATTGTATAGAAAGTTTACGAAAACAAATTTTCACAGATTTTGAAGTGTTATTTATACATAATAAGCCTGGAGTCAGTGCCAACCTTGATGTAGGAGAACTGAATGTAATAGGTATTGAGATGGATGACAGTGCTTTATTATCTGATTACAGAAACAAAGGTATTGAAAGAGCTAATGGTGAGTTTATTGTTTTTCTCGATGCAGATGATTACTTGCATCCGAATGCCTTAATATATGCTAAACATATGATTGATGCGGATACTGAACATGTTGATGTGTTTAAATTCGGTATTTCCGAAACGAGTTTAGATAAAATATCCACAATGAAGAAAAACAAGCAGGCGTTCTTTGGAGAAGAGCCATTACCAAAGTTAGAATCTGTGCTAAATGAAGTGAATATCCAAGTCGATCAGCACCAAATAAATCAAATCATGTATGGTTTGTTCGAGAAAGAGATCATACAGCTTAATTATGAAATCATTAAGGTAAAGGAATCCCTAAAAAAATTAAACTATCGGTACAGAGCACATAGTTTTATTATTAGAACATCTTTCTTGAGAGATCACGATATTACATTTAAATCGGAGAACAATTTATATAGTGATATTCCATTCTTGATTGAACTATATAACAAGGTTCAAACGATAAAACAGACTAAAACAAAACTTTACTACAAATATCTGCATAATGACCCGATCAATTCTCCATCCTTATCACAAGAAGAGCATGGCGACAGAATGCTAAAGCGATTGCAGGCATACAATGAGTCTCTGATTAATTGTGATAACCTATACCTCGCTAAGCAAATTAAATTAACAGCAGTTAAGTTCTATTTGTATAAGATAGTCACAAGTGAAGGATTTAGTCGCTCGTATAAAGAAATCAAACCTTTATATATAGAATTAAATTCAATATTGAATAAGTCTTCAGAAGGACTAAATTTGAGTAAAAGGCACTCCTACGAAATTAATGCAATAAAAAAAGGGAATTTTAAAACGGGCTATATGTTTAGTAAGGCAAGAGATTTTGGATATAAAGCCCAGCAGTTTACAAAACCAAAAAATAAAAGATTTAGACAGAAGAAAATCCAAAAAAATATCTTTGCCAAATTGCCTATTAAAAGCAATACTATTTTATATGAGAGTTTTTTGGGAAGAAACTATTCGGACAGTCCTAAAGCGATTTTCAATTACCTTTTGGAAAAAGATCCGAATAAGTGGAAGCACGTTTGGGTGTTGAACGATAAAGATTTAGTGAAAGACGAGAAGGAATTTAATAATAAAAATGTAAAAATAATCAAAAGATTTGGCTGGGAATATTTTTACTACATTACAGTATCTAAATATTTTGTGCTCAATATGCGACAACCTAAGTGGCTATCCAAAAAAGATAATCAAGTTATACTATCCACTTGGCATGGAACTCCACTGAAACGACTGGTGTTTGATATGGAAAATGTAACATCGGCAAATAAAAATTATAAGAAGGACTTTTACGATCAATCAAGAAATTGGGACTACTTAATTGCAGCAAATAAATACAGTCAATCGATCTTTGAAAGTGCCTTTATGTATCCATCAGAAAAGATCTTGACATATGGGTATCCTAGAAATGATATTTTAAAGAATCACTCTAAGGAATATAAAAATCAAATTAAAGACAAACTGGGGATCCCAACCTCTAAAAAAGCAATTTTGTATGCACCGACGTGGAGGGATGATGAATTTCATTCTGCAGGGAATTATAAGTTTACCTTGAAATTAGATTTAGAACGTATGCAAAAAGAGTTTGGTGACGAGTATGTGATTATTTTGCGGATGCACTATTTTATTTCGGATAATATCGACTTATCGGGACATGAAGGCTTTGCCTATGATTGTTCCAAGTATAATGATATTAATGACCTGTACATAGCCAGCGATATGCTTATAACAGATTATTCTTCCGTATTCTTTGATTTTGCGAATTTGAGGAAACCGATTCTGTTTTACACTTATGATGTTGAGAAATATCAAAGTATGTTGAGAGGGTTCTATATTGATGTTTATAATGACCTGCCGGGGCCATTATTAATGTCAAATGATGATGTGGTTGATTCGATTAGGAACATAGATGAAGTTAACAATAATTTCAAAGATAAATATGAAGCCTTCTACAACGAATACTGTAATCTTGAAGATGGTCAAGCCACTAAGCGAGTAGTTGAAAAGGTGTTTGAACATAAGTAA
- a CDS encoding sodium:solute symporter family protein, which translates to MDSQLLVSTIIILVTFALYIGIAVYNKAKETSDFYVAGRGVPPIFNGMAIGADWMSAASFIGMAGTVMILGYDGLAYIMGWTGGYLLLTFLLAPQLRKYGRYTVPEFIGDRFNSHPARITAAICTIIISFTYSIGQLSGSGVVIGRLFEIDAKIGTMIGVVLIAFYAAFGGMKGITWTQVAQYLVLIIAYLIPVIFMSLQLTGNPAPWLSYGRIVEEIGELDRQLGVSEYFAPFTNGSKWQFIALMFTLMAGTAGLPHVIVRFYTVSTMKAARWSGAWALLFIGILYLSAPAYAAFSRFILMTKVAGSKISELPAWTKSWVDTGKLQVADTNGDGILQWQEIIISNDIVVMATPEIANLGVFVIGLVAAGAMAAALSTAGGLLIAISSSFAHDIYYRVMKPGASDANRLAVARWTIVVATLLAGLVALNPPGVITQIVAWAFALASGTFFPALLLGVWWKRSNAHGVVTGMLVGLGVTLLYIFLAREGYTVLGIIDTGAGVFGATAAIIANITVSLLTPAPSQKLQDEVENLRYPEQMTYKDGEVWIDEDVDFKG; encoded by the coding sequence ATGGATTCTCAGCTGTTAGTATCGACGATCATCATTTTGGTGACATTTGCCTTATACATTGGTATCGCTGTATACAACAAAGCAAAAGAAACATCGGATTTCTATGTGGCTGGTCGCGGGGTCCCGCCGATCTTCAACGGGATGGCCATCGGTGCTGATTGGATGAGCGCCGCATCATTCATTGGTATGGCTGGAACGGTCATGATTCTCGGGTATGACGGCCTGGCCTATATCATGGGGTGGACAGGGGGATATCTCCTTCTCACGTTCCTTCTGGCCCCTCAGCTCCGGAAATATGGACGTTACACCGTTCCGGAATTCATCGGAGACAGATTCAACAGCCATCCGGCACGGATCACGGCGGCGATCTGTACCATCATCATCAGCTTCACCTATTCTATCGGACAGCTTTCCGGGTCGGGGGTCGTCATCGGTCGGTTATTCGAAATCGATGCGAAGATCGGGACGATGATCGGGGTCGTGCTCATTGCATTCTATGCGGCCTTTGGGGGAATGAAGGGAATCACCTGGACGCAGGTGGCGCAATACCTTGTTCTGATCATTGCCTATCTGATTCCTGTCATTTTCATGTCCCTGCAACTGACAGGAAATCCGGCTCCTTGGCTGTCGTACGGGAGGATCGTCGAGGAGATCGGTGAACTGGACCGGCAGCTCGGTGTGTCAGAGTATTTTGCACCTTTCACGAACGGATCAAAATGGCAGTTCATCGCCCTTATGTTCACCCTCATGGCGGGAACCGCAGGGCTTCCACATGTTATTGTCCGATTCTATACGGTCTCCACGATGAAGGCAGCTCGCTGGTCTGGGGCATGGGCGCTTCTCTTTATCGGGATCCTGTATTTATCAGCACCTGCCTATGCAGCATTCTCGAGGTTCATCCTCATGACGAAAGTAGCCGGAAGTAAGATCAGTGAGCTCCCTGCATGGACAAAGTCGTGGGTCGATACAGGGAAGCTTCAAGTGGCGGATACGAATGGTGACGGCATCCTTCAGTGGCAGGAGATCATCATCTCCAATGATATTGTCGTCATGGCGACTCCGGAGATTGCCAACCTGGGTGTATTCGTCATCGGTCTTGTGGCAGCGGGAGCCATGGCAGCGGCCCTCTCCACTGCAGGCGGACTTCTCATCGCCATCTCGTCTTCCTTTGCCCATGACATTTACTATAGGGTCATGAAACCGGGGGCATCAGATGCAAATCGTTTGGCCGTGGCCCGTTGGACGATTGTGGTTGCCACGCTCCTTGCAGGTCTCGTGGCACTGAATCCACCTGGTGTCATCACCCAGATTGTCGCATGGGCATTTGCCCTTGCGTCGGGAACATTCTTCCCTGCACTCCTGCTCGGGGTCTGGTGGAAGCGCTCCAACGCCCACGGAGTAGTGACAGGTATGCTTGTCGGCCTGGGAGTCACCTTGCTCTATATCTTTCTCGCGAGGGAGGGCTATACGGTCTTGGGGATCATTGACACGGGTGCCGGCGTCTTCGGGGCCACGGCAGCGATCATTGCCAATATCACCGTTTCACTCCTCACCCCTGCGCCGTCTCAGAAACTTCAGGATGAAGTGGAGAACCTCAGGTATCCAGAGCAGATGACCTATAAGGACGGAGAGGTATGGATCGATGAAGATGTAGATTTTAAAGGATGA
- a CDS encoding DUF4212 domain-containing protein, giving the protein MKKIEKVKADRYFREKNIYMGVYLVIWFIASFGVVLIAEPLSSYTIGGFPFHYFMGAQGAVVTFILLLFVNAVVSDKIDRKYGIDAKKNEALSYGKTLDH; this is encoded by the coding sequence ATGAAAAAAATCGAAAAGGTGAAAGCCGATCGGTATTTCAGAGAGAAAAACATCTATATGGGTGTGTATCTGGTCATTTGGTTCATCGCGTCATTCGGTGTAGTGCTGATTGCGGAACCACTGTCTTCCTATACGATTGGCGGTTTTCCTTTCCATTACTTCATGGGGGCGCAAGGAGCGGTCGTCACCTTCATCTTACTGCTGTTTGTCAACGCAGTCGTTAGTGACAAAATCGACCGGAAGTACGGAATCGACGCGAAGAAGAATGAAGCCCTCAGCTATGGGAAGACGCTGGATCATTAA
- a CDS encoding M23 family metallopeptidase: MKRRWAYPAIYLASAAVVITGILWYQASNDVNEKAKDYSYDGVPTENQFDQPAEEVNRSLENFVMPVAKPDETVIEKEFYDANATAEEQEAALIVHGNEYYPNQGLDISKEGKNFNVLAAMSGEVTKVQEDALLGNTIEIEHSKGVVTRYQSVKDFKVAVGDTVKQGQEIAKAGKSSLNEEAGVHVHFEIRKDSLAVNPLEYFNKSLATLQEADLDQQVSTEQASEDKGTEEKKDAAEEKKESEGNEGQAKPKQGAEKKESDESSTTPDAADTKDEE; encoded by the coding sequence TTGAAAAGGCGCTGGGCCTATCCAGCAATCTACTTGGCAAGTGCAGCAGTCGTGATCACAGGGATTTTGTGGTACCAAGCATCGAATGATGTGAACGAGAAAGCAAAGGATTACAGCTATGATGGAGTTCCTACCGAAAATCAATTTGATCAACCTGCAGAAGAAGTCAACCGTTCACTCGAAAACTTCGTAATGCCAGTCGCCAAGCCGGATGAAACCGTCATTGAGAAAGAATTCTATGATGCTAATGCCACGGCCGAAGAACAGGAAGCAGCGCTCATCGTCCACGGAAATGAGTACTATCCGAACCAAGGGCTCGACATCTCGAAAGAAGGCAAGAACTTCAATGTCCTTGCTGCCATGAGTGGAGAAGTTACAAAGGTTCAGGAAGATGCCCTACTTGGGAACACGATTGAAATCGAGCACTCCAAAGGTGTCGTCACACGTTACCAATCGGTCAAAGACTTCAAGGTTGCTGTTGGTGACACAGTCAAGCAAGGTCAGGAAATTGCCAAAGCAGGCAAGAGCAGTCTGAACGAAGAAGCTGGTGTACACGTACACTTTGAAATCCGCAAAGACAGCTTAGCCGTGAATCCACTTGAGTACTTCAATAAGTCCCTTGCCACCCTTCAAGAAGCTGACTTGGATCAACAAGTATCCACAGAGCAAGCTTCTGAAGACAAAGGTACAGAAGAGAAGAAAGATGCTGCTGAAGAAAAGAAAGAGTCTGAAGGAAACGAAGGACAAGCCAAGCCTAAACAAGGCGCGGAGAAGAAAGAGTCCGATGAGTCCAGTACTACCCCGGACGCAGCTGATACTAAAGACGAAGAATGA
- a CDS encoding VanZ family protein, with protein sequence MKSVLKIGLTVAPFLYMLLIWYLSSNPDDKVLSLPERDLDRFIKESLHLIEFGILYALFVLALLAHGKLTYAFNTVAALIAIFYGFTDEIHQAFVPARSATMIDAAKDLIGVTILYWLVNHTYFRSPERPLGRWLKSVEKYFTT encoded by the coding sequence ATGAAATCTGTATTGAAAATCGGGCTGACCGTAGCCCCTTTCTTATATATGCTCTTGATCTGGTATCTTTCGAGTAATCCCGATGATAAGGTCCTAAGCCTCCCGGAGCGGGATCTTGACCGATTCATCAAGGAATCCCTCCACCTGATCGAGTTCGGGATCCTTTACGCTCTATTTGTCCTTGCCCTTCTTGCTCACGGAAAACTCACTTATGCTTTCAATACCGTCGCCGCCCTGATTGCCATTTTCTATGGCTTCACGGATGAAATCCATCAGGCCTTTGTGCCGGCCCGTTCTGCCACCATGATCGACGCTGCCAAGGATCTTATCGGCGTGACCATCCTCTATTGGCTCGTCAATCACACCTACTTCCGCTCACCGGAACGTCCACTGGGCCGTTGGTTGAAATCAGTTGAGAAGTATTTTACAACTTAA
- the spoIID gene encoding stage II sporulation protein D, with protein sequence MKQWKPVLLTFSLFIIIIITIPALLVLPFSSGKETANLDEAKAKQTANKDMDQSMQVAVYRSNDDLIEKLPLEQYVVGVVAGEMPADFEPEALKAQALAARTYIVNQLLVDDSNVPKGADVTDTVAHQVYKNEKELAKLWGADYEWKIKKIKDAVHGTMGKVLTYKDKPITAAFFSTSNGYTENSESYWENELPYLRSVESPWDSKSPKFEDQVVIKTRDFQKKLGVTLPKDGSVGTITGRTEGKRVANVEINGKKFTGREIRDKLNLKSSDFTWSLKGDHIVISTKGFGHGVGMSQYGANGMAEEGKDYKQIVQHYYKDVKITQADTLLKKVTAQR encoded by the coding sequence ATGAAGCAATGGAAACCCGTACTACTCACCTTCTCACTCTTTATCATCATCATCATCACGATTCCCGCCCTGCTGGTACTCCCCTTCTCATCAGGAAAAGAAACAGCCAACCTGGACGAAGCCAAAGCCAAACAAACCGCCAACAAAGACATGGACCAATCCATGCAGGTAGCCGTCTATCGTTCAAACGACGACCTCATCGAAAAACTGCCCCTCGAGCAGTACGTTGTGGGAGTCGTAGCCGGTGAAATGCCTGCCGACTTTGAACCTGAAGCATTGAAGGCCCAAGCGCTGGCTGCCAGAACGTATATTGTGAATCAGCTTCTTGTAGATGACTCCAACGTCCCTAAAGGTGCCGATGTAACCGATACCGTCGCACATCAGGTATACAAGAATGAAAAAGAGCTCGCCAAGCTATGGGGCGCGGACTATGAATGGAAAATCAAAAAAATCAAAGATGCCGTACATGGGACGATGGGCAAAGTCCTGACGTACAAAGATAAACCGATCACAGCTGCCTTTTTCTCGACAAGCAACGGCTACACAGAGAACTCAGAATCCTATTGGGAGAATGAGCTTCCGTACCTGAGGAGTGTCGAGAGCCCTTGGGATTCCAAATCCCCGAAATTTGAAGATCAAGTCGTCATCAAGACAAGGGACTTTCAAAAGAAACTGGGGGTCACTCTTCCGAAGGATGGCAGCGTAGGTACGATCACCGGCCGCACGGAAGGGAAGCGGGTTGCTAACGTGGAGATCAACGGCAAGAAGTTTACCGGGCGGGAAATACGGGATAAGCTGAATCTGAAATCATCCGACTTCACCTGGTCGCTGAAGGGCGATCATATCGTCATTTCAACGAAAGGCTTCGGACATGGCGTCGGCATGAGTCAATACGGTGCTAACGGAATGGCGGAGGAAGGAAAGGACTATAAGCAGATCGTCCAGCACTATTATAAGGACGTGAAGATCACCCAGGCAGATACGTTGTTGAAAAAAGTCACCGCACAGCGCTGA
- the murA gene encoding UDP-N-acetylglucosamine 1-carboxyvinyltransferase — translation MEKIIVRGGQRLSGTVQVEGAKNAVLPVIAATLLASEGKSIIKNVPPLSDVYTINEVIRHLNTDVEFANGEVTVNASRELFVEAPFEYVRKMRASVLVMGSLLGRTGKARVALPGGCAIGSRPIDQHLKGFEAMGAKVKVGNGFIEAEVDGRLHGAKVYLDFPSVGATENIMMAAVLAEGTTILENVAKEPEIVDLANFLNKMGGNVVGAGTGTIRIEGVDRLYGVEHSIIPDRIEAGTFMVAAAITKGDVLVKGAIPEHLSSLIAKMEEMGVKIIDEGEGVRVIGPDSLKSVDIKTMPHPGFPTDMQSQMMALLLAADGTSVITETVFENRFMHAEEFRRMGAEIKIEGRSVIMDGPTALQGAEVAATDLRAAAALSIAGLVADGYTRVTELKHLDRGYVNFHQKLAALGADIERVNEADETPATEETMIKDA, via the coding sequence TTGGAAAAAATTATCGTCCGCGGCGGTCAGCGTTTAAGCGGTACAGTGCAAGTTGAAGGAGCAAAGAATGCCGTTTTACCAGTCATCGCTGCTACATTATTAGCAAGTGAAGGAAAAAGCATCATCAAAAACGTACCACCACTCTCCGATGTATATACGATCAATGAAGTTATACGTCATTTAAATACAGATGTAGAATTCGCGAACGGTGAAGTAACCGTCAATGCGTCAAGGGAGTTATTTGTAGAGGCGCCTTTTGAATATGTACGTAAAATGCGTGCATCCGTCCTAGTGATGGGTTCACTTCTTGGACGTACAGGTAAAGCCCGTGTAGCCCTTCCTGGTGGATGTGCAATCGGTTCAAGACCAATTGATCAGCATCTTAAAGGATTCGAAGCAATGGGTGCAAAAGTGAAAGTCGGTAACGGCTTCATCGAAGCTGAAGTTGACGGTCGCTTGCATGGTGCCAAAGTCTATCTCGACTTCCCAAGCGTAGGTGCCACTGAGAACATCATGATGGCTGCCGTTCTTGCAGAAGGAACAACAATCCTTGAAAATGTTGCAAAAGAACCGGAAATCGTAGACCTTGCGAACTTCCTGAACAAAATGGGAGGAAACGTAGTAGGTGCCGGAACCGGAACAATCCGCATCGAGGGTGTCGATCGCCTTTATGGAGTGGAGCACAGCATCATCCCGGACCGTATTGAAGCCGGAACATTCATGGTAGCTGCTGCCATTACTAAAGGTGATGTTCTTGTAAAAGGTGCAATCCCTGAACATTTGTCTTCTCTTATTGCTAAAATGGAGGAGATGGGCGTCAAGATCATCGATGAAGGGGAAGGTGTTCGTGTCATCGGTCCGGATTCATTGAAATCCGTCGACATCAAAACGATGCCACACCCTGGATTCCCGACAGACATGCAATCTCAAATGATGGCATTGCTCCTTGCAGCAGATGGAACAAGCGTCATCACGGAAACGGTATTTGAAAACCGCTTCATGCACGCGGAAGAATTCCGCCGCATGGGCGCCGAAATCAAAATCGAAGGCCGTTCTGTCATCATGGATGGACCAACTGCCCTTCAAGGTGCAGAAGTTGCTGCAACCGATCTTCGTGCAGCCGCAGCCCTATCCATCGCAGGACTTGTAGCAGACGGCTACACAAGAGTCACAGAACTAAAACACCTTGACCGTGGCTATGTCAACTTCCACCAAAAGCTCGCAGCTCTAGGTGCAGACATCGAACGCGTCAACGAAGCAGACGAAACACCAGCAACAGAAGAAACCATGATCAAAGACGCATAA